GTGGCTGCCGGCGGAGTCTCGATGCTCGATCTCGCCCTCGAAGAGCCAGCTGACCGTCTGGAGCCCGGTGTGCGGGTGCGGCGGCACGACCATGCCGGCCGTCAGCTGCACCTCGTCGGGACCGTAGTGGTCCGCGAAGCACCAGGCGCCGATGGTCGTGCGCCCGCGCTGGGGGAGGGTGCGCCGCACGTTCATCGCCCGCGGGCCGCCGAGCGGCACGTCGCGCGCCGACAGCACCTGCACTGCGGGCCCGGCGGGCTCTTCGGCGGGGCAGAGCAGCTCGACCGGATCACGTTCGAGATTGCTCATGCGCGAAATTCTACGCCGGGTCGCGCCCATGGGATGGGGGCGACCATTAGCATGACGGTATGGCTCCCTCGATGCGTCTCCGTCGTGCTGGTCTCCTCGCCCTGGCGGTCTCGTCGGTGTTCCTGTTGTCTGGGTGCAACCCGCCGAGCACGGCCGCCGAAGACTTCCCCGGAGTGCCGACCGAGGCCGACGCCGACGTGGTCGACGTCGACTCGGGCACCGATCCGGCCGGCGACGAAGAAGAGATGCCGTCGTCCGAAGACGGCCCGGTGGTCGTGTGGTGGGCCGATGGCGGCCAGCTCGCGCTCACCATCTCGGGCAGCTCGACCTGCCCGGTGGTGGGCGAGCAGATCCGCGTGCTCGAGCCGGCCGGTGAGGGCAACCGCGTCGCGATCGACCTCGTCGAGCAGCCCGCAGACCAGGTCTGCACGATGGACTTCGTGCCGCACACGACCTTGTTCTGGACGCCGACGACCATCACGACGACAGAGCCGCTCGTCGTCGAGGTCGCCGAGACCGAGGTCACGGTTCCGGTCAAGTAGCGTCGGGCCGAGTGCGCCGGAGCACGAGCAGTTCTCCGATCTCGCAGTCGAGCACCTCGCAGACCGCCTGCAGCGTCGAGAAGCGGATGGCGCGGGCACGGTCGTTCTTCAGCACGCTGAGGTTCACGACGCTCACGCCGACCAGTTCGGCCAGCCGCGCGAGCGTCATGCCACGGACGGCGAGCAGTTCGTCGAGCCTGCAGTGCACATCGGATGCCTCGTCGGGTTCGGCCGGTGCCATCAGACGAGCCCCTCGGTGTCGCGGCGCAGCCGGTCGCCGATGGTGAAGACGGTGGCGGCCATGGCTGCGACGAACGCGAGGAAGAAGAGGGGCATCAGGTCGACCGACATCACGACGTTGTCGAAGTCGCCCTCGCTGAGGCGGGTGAAGGCTCCGTTGGCGGCCATGTTGCCGAAGAACGGCACCGCGGCGAACCCGATGGTCCCGGTGATTCCGGCCACGGCCACCAGTGCGGT
The DNA window shown above is from Agromyces cerinus and carries:
- a CDS encoding helix-turn-helix domain-containing protein, translated to MAPAEPDEASDVHCRLDELLAVRGMTLARLAELVGVSVVNLSVLKNDRARAIRFSTLQAVCEVLDCEIGELLVLRRTRPDAT